The window ATACAGTAGGCAAACCAGAAAGAATCGAAAAACCGGACATACCGAAATCGTTGATATAGATGTAGATAGAAAATATTTCATAAAAAGAAAATCTAAAATCAGAGAATGTTTATTGATAGAAATTTTTTTTGAAGAAAAATACGAAAAGGGAACCGTAATATATTTAGATACTTTAAGAAAAGGAATTGTGTTTACTGATGAATTACATGAATCATCAGAGAATATATAAAAGTATTTCATTTCTTTTTACTTCTTTGCTTTCCTGAATTTTTAAATTTTTCAGAAGCTTTCAAAATTTCGACTAAAACCAATTTATTTGATTTATCGAAATTTAGAATTAAGTCATCATGAATTCTAGTTTCATATTCAATTTTATTTCTATTTAAAAATATTTTCAGGCAGTCCTCTTTTTCTTTTTTAAAAACAGAAACTTTAGAATCTTTAAAGCGGATTATTGTAATATGATTACTTGTTTTTTCTATATTCTCTTTTAAAAGTTTTTTATACTTTTTAGTATTATTCATTATCCTCATCCTTCTTTTTTTTCCTGTTCAATTTACTTGCTTTAGCATCAGATAAAACATTTTCATACATTTCATCGTATTCAAAATTTTCTCCATGAATTTCTATCAAAGAGGAATATTTTGGTTTCTTATTTGTTGCCTCTTTACGCTCTTCTAAAACGTCTACCAGTTTTTTCATTCCGTGAATTCTTACATAAGTATCTACAGGACTAAGACAATTTTTTTCGACATATCTGTCTAGGTTTTCTAGGTCATATACTAACTGTGGAACTCTCAACCTTTCTGGTTTTTCAGTTCCCTTTAAAAATTTTGCAAAAAAATAATCTACTTCAAATCGTTGTTTGTTTTTGTCGTCTTGCTTTACTGGCTTAGTCGTAAATCTCAATATGCCAAGTATCCAGTGATAAGGAACAAATTTAGGATTTGTAAGATAACTATGAGTAAACACATTTGCCATGTTTGATTTTAGTTCTATTTCCATTCTATTCCAAGTTTGAAAGAGAGGGTCTACTTCCGTTTTGCCGTCTTTGCACTTTGCTAATTTATCATAGAATCTAATAAAGGTAGGGGAAGCCCTATCACCAAAATATAATGTCTTACCTTTTATTTTTCTTCGCTGTAAATCTTTGGGAGCGTATGGAGTGCATTCTCCTAATCGTGTAACATAACAATTAGTATCCGCTTTATGCTGTAAATAATCCATGTCAGCAAATCCCGCAAAGTCATCTAAAGCAAAATCTATCCGAGTAATTCCAGAATGAATTGTTCCATGTTTTTTTGTGCGTTTTAATTTATCGTTTTTAAAAATCCATTCAATCAATTCTTCTATTGTCATAGAAGGTTTATAATTTTCCGTTTCATTGAAAATTAGGGAAAGTCCTCTGGAGGAAATTTTGCAAATGATTTCTTCTATCTCTTCAAAGTGATATTCTAATTTTATAATTCTGTCTTTGTGAGTATAAGACATTACTTTGGTATTGCCTTTTTTTAAAATGGATTCTTCTAATGGTGGTAAAAGTTCAAAAAGTTTATTTCGATTTGGAATTGTATTTTTTACTTTGAAGTTCAACCAATCAATGAATAGACTCAATTTATGATCTTGTGTTTCTGTATCAATATGTTCTACTTTTAATTTTCGTTCTTTCTTAATGTCTTGTCCTCGATATATATTTAAGTCTGAATAATTGGGAGAATCGGAAAATCTATAAAAGCAAGACTTTGTTTCTGTTATCTCTCCAGTATTATAATCTACATAGACAGATTCAGAAAAATATCTATTATCTATCGAGCTGTATAATTGAGAACGGTCAATATCTAGAGACTTGTTTTTTATTGGCATAGTTCCTTACCTTTCTTATTG is drawn from Leptospiraceae bacterium and contains these coding sequences:
- a CDS encoding DUF2283 domain-containing protein, which codes for MNNTKKYKKLLKENIEKTSNHITIIRFKDSKVSVFKKEKEDCLKIFLNRNKIEYETRIHDDLILNFDKSNKLVLVEILKASEKFKNSGKQRSKKK
- a CDS encoding replication initiation factor domain-containing protein → MPIKNKSLDIDRSQLYSSIDNRYFSESVYVDYNTGEITETKSCFYRFSDSPNYSDLNIYRGQDIKKERKLKVEHIDTETQDHKLSLFIDWLNFKVKNTIPNRNKLFELLPPLEESILKKGNTKVMSYTHKDRIIKLEYHFEEIEEIICKISSRGLSLIFNETENYKPSMTIEELIEWIFKNDKLKRTKKHGTIHSGITRIDFALDDFAGFADMDYLQHKADTNCYVTRLGECTPYAPKDLQRRKIKGKTLYFGDRASPTFIRFYDKLAKCKDGKTEVDPLFQTWNRMEIELKSNMANVFTHSYLTNPKFVPYHWILGILRFTTKPVKQDDKNKQRFEVDYFFAKFLKGTEKPERLRVPQLVYDLENLDRYVEKNCLSPVDTYVRIHGMKKLVDVLEERKEATNKKPKYSSLIEIHGENFEYDEMYENVLSDAKASKLNRKKKKDEDNE